CATCTTCTTGGATGTACAAGAGCCCACTTTTCGCCTTGAAAAAGAAACCCGAAGTCAATTTAATGAAAAAAATGTATAACATGAGCAAAGAAAAGTATTCACCTTAAAGATGTACAACTTTTTAGCAGAGTTTAAAATGGTACAGGCATTGTGAATTGAATATACATTGAACAGTTCAAAATACAGTGCCCACTGGCAGTCGGATAATACAAAATGCCATATGAAAAGTGGAAGTGGAAGAAATACAAAAGTGTTAGGGCTCAAAATTAATTGATTGATCATGTTTAAATGGAACTCATACAGGGATAATGCCCACTAAAAAGAGCACAAGAAAAAGGTGAGAAAATAtcagaaacaaaaaaagaagaacaGCTATAAAGCTGAAAGAAGTAATTGTGATTCTACTACCaatataaatatttacaaacagAAACAGGAAAATTGTGAAGTTAATCTGCATTCCCTCCCAAGAAGTGCATGGTTCCAGCAATTCTGTGCCTTGAACACATGCAGCAGAAGCAGCAAAGGCAGTGCCTTCAAAGAGAGTCCTCTATCAAATTGCTAAAATTGAATTCCATCAAGGATTGGCAGCATTTTTCACTTCAAACATATCCAGATGGATTTTTATTATCCTTTCTAGTTCTACCAGGCCAACTCACAGCCAGCTAGTCAGCTACCTCTCAAAGCTCCTGTCAAATCTCCGAGGACTCACCCTTCTTTGGGATTCTGGTGATCTGGGAGCAGAAATACGAGTCCGAAATTTATCTCCAGTATTATTTCTGAATTGCTTTACAGCACCATTACGGTCATATGGCTTGACAGAATGATTTCCATATCTATCAGCATATTCCCTTTGATCACCGCCATTCCCATCATGCTTATTTGCCCTATCACAGCCATAAGGAAGTCTTCCATTTGCTGAACGATAGAACTCTCCAGACCTTGATCGTCCTTGGGAGTCCATTACATCAAATCTGTCATTCCGTGAGGTAATTCTCGGGGGAGGACTTCTCCTTGAATATCTTTTATTATGATCAGAAAGATCTACCGTTGAGCCATTCCTTCCATCAACCCATGTAGAAGCATGTTGTGTGTAAGTGTGGTTTCTTGATGGAGGACTGTAACGCAAAGATCGATCATCATATCCAGGTTGTCGCTTAGGTGAAGCCATTCTACCCATTCTAACTTTAGCCATGTGATTAGGTGGAGATCTACTATTCCTCCTTAAAGTTGAACCTCCATTTGCCATAATCTTCCTTCTGTTCCTAGGTGATGCCCAGTCATGTGGGGATCGAGACCTTGACCCAGAAGGAGATCTGCTATGAGCACGCGAAAGGTTAAGTGAGGCCCTACCAGCCGGGATGACTTGTTGTCTATTCGGCAGCGAGCAACGGACTGAACTCAAATTTCCACCCGTATGATCTTTCTCCATCTCAGGACCATATCGACCAGAGCGATTACTATTCGCACCAAAGTGCCGCTCCGGCGATGCATCCCTTGAATGTACAGGACCTCTGGACATCCCGCAAGTTCCATCCCTGTCAATTGAGGAACCTCGTCCAGATAAAGGGCGGTATGAGCTACTTGAAGTAGTTCTCATCCTTCTCACCATCTGACCAGCATTTGCAGCATCAACAGCCCTTACTAAAGTGCCATCAGGTGCAACAACAAAGCCATTGCTCTCCATCTTTGCGACAGCAGCTTCTGCAGCATTCCTTGGACCAGATGGACCATAATTAAAATATTCAGGTGATTTTCGCCGAGCAGAACGAGGATGTTTTGAATTTTCCATCCATTGCCCCCGGTTGCCTGTTTGAATATGTCGTGATGCATCATAGGTGCCAAGTGATCTATGAGAGTCAATTGTCCTTTCAGCTTTTGAGCCTGAGCCATAACCATCATCAGATCTGGCACCAAAATAAGGGGTATCATAGTATTAGTCAATGGTGTCGTAACACTAAAATTAACAGGAAATGAAATACCTGTAAGATTACTAAACAAATTCACTCGAAATTTACCTGCTCAGCTCATTTCTCTGGGGTCTGTCATATGACTTTTGCCACTCCACACGTTGCACATCTTTATTTGATAGAcccatttttcgcaacgacttGTCATCTCCAGCTGTTTCTGACAAGTCCAAACCACAATGGTTAGACGAATCAGCCCCATCTTTTGGATCACGTCGAGAGTGCTTTTGATCTTCAGGCAACATATCCCAACCTGTGTTCTTCATTCGGATACTTGACAGATCATCACCAAGGCCATCACTGCACCTTTCAGACTGGCTGACTATTGCCGCAGATCCAACTGGTACACGGCCTCGGTTTATCCCATACATCTGAGTATCACCTCTCGAACGAATACTTTGAGCCTTTCCATCAGCAAGAGGTCCACCATCTAAACAGTTTGTTAACCATGAACGCTTAGACGAGATAGGTGAAATAGGTACATCTTCCTTTCTCTGTGTTTCATTGTAACTATCAACACGAATACCCACATTCTTTGAAAGAGAGTCAACAGGGAGAGGGGCAAGGTGGGGAATGGCTATTCCATTCTTGTAGTCTGATACCTGGTAATGCCAGTTGGCAGGCTTAACATCTTCACATCCATCACCCACCCAATAACGATCACCAGATTCTCTAAGTTCTCCATCCTCATACTGAGAATCATCCTCCTCAACATCAACTTTTCCAAACCCAGCTAGATTTTCGCTAATATGAGATGTGTCAGTTTCATAGCAGTGCTCAGAATAAGTATTTGATGCAACCTTCCCATGCTCATTTTCTCGTGAATCTACAATACTATTGGCATCAGTAACTCCTGGTCTGGGGCATTCTGGACTCGCAAGAGGAACCTGAGGAGCCATACCTGAAATGTAATATGTTTCGGCACTGCTACTGTTGGCACAAGTAATTAAAGAGTCTTTTGAATTAAGCATTGCATCAGCACCATCTTCCTCATGTACATGAGCCATATCACAGTCAGAAGACCCTGGGTTGTCCTCTGGATGAGTGAGGTTTTCTGCATCTGCAGGGCTCTTGTTGACATAAAATACATCAGTGTCATGTTCAATGTTCTTACTAACTGACTTGTCCATTTTACTAGTTCCAGAATCAACATCCAAAAGCTCCTGGTTCTTAGATTCCGATATGGTTTGTTCAGAAGTTTCTTCAAGTTTATTGTCGCTCCAGCCAAAATCAGTAACTTTTTTATGGAAAGGGGCTACCATTGGAAGGTTTGTGCTTTCCTCAGAAACTAATCTGCTTGCCAAAGGTTTCACTGTGGAGCCCAGTTCACTTGTTTGGAGTGAGTTACATCCTACATGGCCATTCACAGAAGACATATGAGACAAACCTTCACAATCAACAGATGTGGGATGTGAACCATCAATTTTCTCCACGCGTGAAGGAAAATGCTCCATGATAAGAGCTGGTTCTGGATTTGATCCTATGTGTGACTCCATAACGGTAGCCAATCTGTTCTGCTGGTCAGGCAAATCCATTGTTTTGGCAAGGGCATCATTCCCTACAGATTCAGATTCCAATAGCTGCAAGTTTTGGGAAGACTGATGGAGCAAAAGGTGGGATGAACTGTCAGCAGGAGAATCCCCTTCACCCTTTGTCACACACACATTCGATACATCAGCCATTTGAATTTTGTCAACGGGGCTATTAGATACATCACAAGCATCTGTCGAGTCAAAATGATCATGAGATGGCTGTGGTTTGTTTATGTCATTTCCATCATCATTATGATCAGTTATGGTAGCAGCTGTAGgatcatcaccaccaccacaatcGGGGTCCCATGCCTCCATGGGAACATTAAGATCCCAGTGCAGCCTAGAATCGCGAGTGGCATTGGCATGGTTGGTTTGTGTATCTGCATCTTGTGAGCAACCTATGGTTTTTTCTGGATTGCCTGAGCTATCAGCCATGGCGACACTTGAAGACTTGGCATCAGAAGCAACCTCTATTTGGTTTGCACTGTTCAGTGCAGAATGGGATGAATAATTAACCTTGAGAGCTGATGCAGATTCAACAAGATTTTCTGAGTTAGACAGAGTGGTAGCAAGTAAGGGATTCATATCTGGATCAGAATTAGATGAGCCAAGAGGCCTATCATATATGCAATGTGAAGCACCAGGAATTTTTAACTTATCCTCCATATCATGCAGTAGACTCAATTCAGTGCTACCCCTAGTATTTTCCAGCTTTCTTTTTTGTAGAGGATCAGCTAACTTTGAGCATGCTCCATTTAATATGTCACCATCCATCTCACTCTCACAAGCTGCGGCGGCTAGTATTGATATACCAGAAAAATCATCAGCACCAAAAGGACCTTTTCTCTCCTCCGTGCATTCAGTTGCTAGCATTTTAATCTTACAATGCTCCTCATATGATTTGATACCTCTAGAAGAGCTGCCCAATATTTTTTCAAATGAATCCAGTAGCAATGGAGTGGgtggaggcgatggagaagaaTCCATAAGAAACCTTCTCTTCTTTATAGGAACATTTTCCACAGGATCACTAAAGCGTCTACCGAGAATGGACACACCGAGCTGCAAAGACAAAATTAGACCATTCATAAATTTGTCATAAATGAATGTGTTGACGACATTGTTCATTATATTTCAATGGAGAGAAGTAAAAACCTTCTCAGATTCAGAGACTGGTGCATCTTCTTGTGCCATCTCTTGATTTGTAGCACTGCCGAATAAATAGAAAGATCCAATTCCAGCGTTCATTTTGTCTTTCCCAAAGAAGGTCCTTGCTTTCCTAGCAGCTCTTTGTCTTCTGTTTACAGTCTTCCATCTCACCTCAGGATCTATAGGTCTTGGGAGCTCCAAGCTCATATTGTTAAGCTTGCTGCTACATGATGGCCCACCTCTGCCTGTTGTTGATTCACCAGTACAGCCTTTGCAGGTCATTGAAATATTTGCGTTCTTAAGACTACGAAGtgctgaagatgatgatgatgaccctCCACTGCAAGTGCAAAATTTGATCTGCAAATacagaagaaaaataaaaatacaatGAGGCAAAACTTGGCAGGCATTTGGCTACGCAGACAGTCTATGCAAGACAGAAACCAATGTGTTGGCCAATTATGTGCATACCATAGATGGTCTTCCTGCTATTGTTGTGGAAACAGGTGAACTATTCACATCAACCGCACCCTTGGATCCAATTGATCCCTCTGGAAAACAAAAACAACATAAGGTTGGAGCACCACGCCACAAAGCTTATGGTACTGATTGAAGAATAATAGCATCACAGTCCACATAGCATGCACACAAGCAAGAGGTTAAAAACTAAAGAACGCCTGCGCAGCCATGCCACCACCACCGGTCAACCATCAGCCAGTCATTGAATCCTCCGGggcaatttttgaaaaaggtttcaacttCCAGACCAACGAATACGAACAAGCAATCTTATCTTGCAGCACACAATGAATACCAGAAGCTAAACCGAAAGTAAGGTCCCGCAGCCTGGATTGAACCCAGTaggaaacaaacaaacaaacacagCAGCTCCTCCACAAGTCAAGTCAACAGCCCTCTGGAATCAGCCATCGGCCTCCACCAGAGAGAACACCAATTCCTCTCCTTTGAAGACAATTAATCCCCTGTAAAGAACGTAGATCTGAAATCCGGTCGAATTTCTGATGAACAGCTCTTCCCAGCAGACATGTAGAGACGATGAACAACAGCAAGCCTGTCAGTTGACCTGAGAAGGAGAAATCCGCGACCAGCAGACCAGAACCCCTCAGAGAAAGCAGATCTGAAGTCCGGCGGGCGAGAACCTGTCCTTCATCCGCACCACACGACGAAACCAGAGGATCCCATGGTTCAGTGGTGGCAGCGGCCGCGGCTGGCTCTGAACGCCCGCCAAATCcgggcgtcgcggcggcggcggcggccggcaaagCAGCAGCCGTGCAGGCTACTCAGATTTCTAAGATCTAAGGTTGCAAATACCTTTGGCTCCAGCTTTCCTCATCaaacccagcgccgccgcgtccgcgtcAGCCTCTCCGCCTCTGTCCCTCTCCTGTCCCCGCTCCTGCGCGAGAGTTCCCAGGGCTCAGCTGGAAGAATCCGAACCCTTCCGGCCCATGGCTTCCCGTCCTCGCTGGATTCCTTGCGTGCGCCCCGGTGCGAAGAAATTCCCGCGGCTCCTCTTTTCCGCTTTTGACCCCTGGCCACGCCGGGCCGGGCAGATCGAtcggcggcgcctcctccttGACGCGGCTCCCGCTGCTGTCTccgcctgccgccgcagccgcttcgccgtcgccgccggtgacgaCTTTTTTTATTGGATCCCTTCCTTGTGCTACTTCGCCGCCTCCGGTTGGGAGGAGAAGACCAAGACtatatttttctgtgattttgcgAAGGCGCCGTATTAATACTTGGCTTTTTCCTCGCTCGCTTGGTGGGCATGACGCGAATCAGGTTTGGGATGGACGGGATTGCCCCTCGAGGGTTGAGGTTAGATGAACGGAGCTTAGCTGTCAGATCCTAAACCAATGCACCGGATTCATTTGTGGGTGTTACCACAGGGCCAGGGGAGATGGTGCTATAGCACAAACATCTGATTAATCATCCCACGAAAAGTGGAATTCTGTGTTAAAGCAAAGTATACTAATAGACGAGATATGGGCGAAAACTGAAGTGGAAGTGAGAGAAACGGAGAGAGAGCCGAGCGGGCGATTTGCCACGCGCCTACTCTCAGCCCGCGGAGATGTTTGCGCA
The Panicum virgatum strain AP13 chromosome 6N, P.virgatum_v5, whole genome shotgun sequence genome window above contains:
- the LOC120679180 gene encoding uncharacterized protein LOC120679180: MRKAGAKEGSIGSKGAVDVNSSPVSTTIAGRPSMIKFCTCSGGSSSSSSALRSLKNANISMTCKGCTGESTTGRGGPSCSSKLNNMSLELPRPIDPEVRWKTVNRRQRAARKARTFFGKDKMNAGIGSFYLFGSATNQEMAQEDAPVSESEKLGVSILGRRFSDPVENVPIKKRRFLMDSSPSPPPTPLLLDSFEKILGSSSRGIKSYEEHCKIKMLATECTEERKGPFGADDFSGISILAAAACESEMDGDILNGACSKLADPLQKRKLENTRGSTELSLLHDMEDKLKIPGASHCIYDRPLGSSNSDPDMNPLLATTLSNSENLVESASALKVNYSSHSALNSANQIEVASDAKSSSVAMADSSGNPEKTIGCSQDADTQTNHANATRDSRLHWDLNVPMEAWDPDCGGGDDPTAATITDHNDDGNDINKPQPSHDHFDSTDACDVSNSPVDKIQMADVSNVCVTKGEGDSPADSSSHLLLHQSSQNLQLLESESVGNDALAKTMDLPDQQNRLATVMESHIGSNPEPALIMEHFPSRVEKIDGSHPTSVDCEGLSHMSSVNGHVGCNSLQTSELGSTVKPLASRLVSEESTNLPMVAPFHKKVTDFGWSDNKLEETSEQTISESKNQELLDVDSGTSKMDKSVSKNIEHDTDVFYVNKSPADAENLTHPEDNPGSSDCDMAHVHEEDGADAMLNSKDSLITCANSSSAETYYISGMAPQVPLASPECPRPGVTDANSIVDSRENEHGKVASNTYSEHCYETDTSHISENLAGFGKVDVEEDDSQYEDGELRESGDRYWVGDGCEDVKPANWHYQVSDYKNGIAIPHLAPLPVDSLSKNVGIRVDSYNETQRKEDVPISPISSKRSWLTNCLDGGPLADGKAQSIRSRGDTQMYGINRGRVPVGSAAIVSQSERCSDGLGDDLSSIRMKNTGWDMLPEDQKHSRRDPKDGADSSNHCGLDLSETAGDDKSLRKMGLSNKDVQRVEWQKSYDRPQRNELSRSDDGYGSGSKAERTIDSHRSLGTYDASRHIQTGNRGQWMENSKHPRSARRKSPEYFNYGPSGPRNAAEAAVAKMESNGFVVAPDGTLVRAVDAANAGQMVRRMRTTSSSSYRPLSGRGSSIDRDGTCGMSRGPVHSRDASPERHFGANSNRSGRYGPEMEKDHTGGNLSSVRCSLPNRQQVIPAGRASLNLSRAHSRSPSGSRSRSPHDWASPRNRRKIMANGGSTLRRNSRSPPNHMAKVRMGRMASPKRQPGYDDRSLRYSPPSRNHTYTQHASTWVDGRNGSTVDLSDHNKRYSRRSPPPRITSRNDRFDVMDSQGRSRSGEFYRSANGRLPYGCDRANKHDGNGGDQREYADRYGNHSVKPYDRNGAVKQFRNNTGDKFRTRISAPRSPESQRRVSPRRFDRSFER